The genomic DNA TTTGACGAATGGATCGAAGGCGACAGCTATGCAAAGAAACATCGTGGAGCGTACGCCATGCGTAACTCCAATTCGGCTCCGTGGGAAAACCGGGTCGACCTGCATGTGGCGCAGGATATCTTCGTGCTGAAAGACCGTGGCAGCAAATTCCAGGTGACATTCGACGTTACGAACTTTGCCAATATGTTGAATAAGAAATGGGGAACCACTTACACCGCAGCTTATAACGTAATGCCTTTGCAGGTAATCGGCAGTAAGAAGGGGGAAGATGGCAACTACACAAACACATATGCTTATAATTCGAGGAATACGATCACCAAGAATGATGTTTTGTCTCGCTGGCATGCCCAGATCGGTTTTAAATATATTTTCTAAACCTATATGTATAGATTTCAGACATTCATATTAGTAAGTCTCTTTTCGATAATCTGTTTGTCGATAGCCGGATGTACGGCTCACTCGAAGAAGGAACGCTACGTCGTAGTCCTGTCTATGGACGGTTTTCGTTCGGATTATCCGTCGCATGCACATACGCCGACGCTCGATTCATTGGCCTGCGTTGGGGTGAAGGCTGCTTTTCGTCCCAGCTTTCCGAGTGTGACTTTCCCGAACCATTACAGTATGGCGACAGGCTTGCATCCGGATCATCATGGATTGGTGAATAATTTCTTTTATGCCCCCGATCTGGATAGCGTCTATGTGATGGGAAATCCGAATCCAGCCTTTTTCGGAGGAGAGCCGATCTGGAACACGGCGGAAAAGCAGGGTGTCCGAACCGCCTCGTTCTATTGGGTCGGTAGTGAATATCCGATACAGGGATGCCGGCCTTCCATCTGGAAACCGTTCGATAAGAATGTTCCTTTTTCTGACAGGGCGGATTCGGTGATTGCTTGGTTGCAACTGCCGGAGGAAGTCCGCCCGCACCTGATCATGTGGTATATGGAAGAACCGGACGGAGTCGGGCATAGGGCAACCCCCGATTCGTCGGCAACCCTTTCAACGGTTGAACATTTGGACCGTATATTAGGTGACTTCTTTGCTGAAGCCCGTAGGCTGGATATCTTTGACCAGATTGATTTTATCGTCCTGTCTGATCATGGCATGGCAACTTATTATCCGGAGAATTATGTGAATCTGAACGATTATCTGCCTCGCGACAGTTTCGATTATGTTTTCGACGGAGTGCCGACTTTGCTTTATCCGAAACCGACTTATACAGATAGCGCTTATGCAATCCTGAAGCGTGTACCTCGTGTAACGGTTTGGAGAAAGAATGAGATTCCGGAAAAGTTCGTGTATGGAAAGAATCCGCGTATAGGCGATCTGTTCGTATTACCGGATATCGGGACGTATCTGCAATTCCGCCCCGAATCGTGTCCTGTATTCGCGGCTACACATGGATATGATAACTTTGCTCCGGAAATGGAGGCCATCTTTTATGCTGCAGGGCCTTCCTTCAAACAGAATGTCGAGCTGCCGGTGATGGCGAATGTCAATTTGTATCTGATAATTGCCCGCTTGCTGGATCTGCAGCCGGCTCCTAATGATGGAGATAGCGTGGTTGTTTCAACATTGTTCAGATAAGTATAATTTGCTTTCATCTGAGTGTAAGTCGGACTCGGAAGGCCACTATTTAAGTGGCAATAACCATACTTCTATTGCAAAACCGCTTAACCATAGACCTTTTGCCCTTAGTCGAATAGGTTTTCGCCCTTAGTCAAAAGCCCTTTCGACTAAGGGCGAAAACCTTTTTGCCTTTGGTCGAAAAGCAAAAGAGTAGTAGTCTTGGTTATAAATCTCAGTGTATATGTTTGTTAGTTTGGGTTGTTACGTCCTTATTTTTCACTAATATATAGTTGTGGATATAAAGCGGGAGGTGGCATGGTCAACTTGAATCAGGACGAGACACGTTTGTTCATAACCTGAAAAAGAAAAAGCCCGCAAATGAACTGCGAGCTTCTTGTAGTGCGTCCGGGGTTCGAACCCGAGTTTCCGCCGTGAGAGGGCGGCGTCCTAGACCACTAGACGAATGCACCGGGTAGTCTTTGTTTGACGTTGCGAAATTAGTAAATATTTTATTCCGATGTATCATTTGGAGAAATTTTTTTGAAGAAAATGTTTGTCTCCTGTCATTTTGGTATCCAAATTCTATGTGTCTCCACTAAAAGGCGTTAAAAGAGGTGTCAAATTCGTTTGTATTTCATTTGCGTTCAAGTTTATTTATTCTACCTTTGCCTTCTGTTATTGAACAATATACTATTGAACAATTACTAATACCAGTATTAAAATAACTAATATTATGGCAGAATTAAAAGAAAAACTTTTCTCAGAATTCGCACCTGTGTCTACTGAAGAGTGGATGGCGAAGATTACGGCCGACCTGAAAGGGGTTCCGTTTGAGAAAAAGCTTGTTTGGAAGACAGGCGAAGGATTTAATGTGAATCCTTTCTATCGTGCAGAAGACATCGAAGGTTTGAAGACTACCGAGTCTCTTCCCGGTGAATTCCCTTATGTTCGCGGAACAAAGAAGGACAACGATTGGAAGGTGCGCCAGAACATCGAAGTCACCTGTTTCAAAGGTGCTAATGAAAAAGCCCTTGACATCCTGAATAAGGGTGTGACGTCTCTTGGCTTCATCATTAAGGGAAGCGACGTAAACGCTGAAAACATTGCTACCTTACTTGACGGGATTTGTCCTGAGTGTGTGGAACTGAATTTCAATACTT from Parabacteroides merdae ATCC 43184 includes the following:
- a CDS encoding alkaline phosphatase family protein — its product is MYRFQTFILVSLFSIICLSIAGCTAHSKKERYVVVLSMDGFRSDYPSHAHTPTLDSLACVGVKAAFRPSFPSVTFPNHYSMATGLHPDHHGLVNNFFYAPDLDSVYVMGNPNPAFFGGEPIWNTAEKQGVRTASFYWVGSEYPIQGCRPSIWKPFDKNVPFSDRADSVIAWLQLPEEVRPHLIMWYMEEPDGVGHRATPDSSATLSTVEHLDRILGDFFAEARRLDIFDQIDFIVLSDHGMATYYPENYVNLNDYLPRDSFDYVFDGVPTLLYPKPTYTDSAYAILKRVPRVTVWRKNEIPEKFVYGKNPRIGDLFVLPDIGTYLQFRPESCPVFAATHGYDNFAPEMEAIFYAAGPSFKQNVELPVMANVNLYLIIARLLDLQPAPNDGDSVVVSTLFR